In one Nostoc sp. KVJ3 genomic region, the following are encoded:
- a CDS encoding DUF928 domain-containing protein codes for MSHQHFGFLQNNRRLTSLVVGAVFVMTAVPAFAEFKPRDRKPASGYSRAGGSRGCPSSVGIPLMQLAPQTFIGKTASTRPMLAWYMSSSQNVRFRLAESNSTNNPKQIGEVKEIPTIIGINKLKLPVDYPELTVGKTYLWQISIDCGNDTIVRRAEFTVINPESLAKKQLTSIPEGVNYYAENDLWYEALEEALKGSDNGKLGHTGASLVKNLAESEILIGKDAEQKNTQQRIEYLQKIASDR; via the coding sequence ATGAGTCATCAACATTTTGGATTTTTGCAAAATAACCGTAGACTTACAAGCTTAGTTGTAGGTGCGGTTTTTGTTATGACAGCAGTTCCAGCATTTGCTGAGTTTAAACCACGCGATCGCAAACCCGCTAGCGGATATTCCCGTGCGGGTGGTTCGCGTGGATGTCCCAGTAGCGTCGGTATCCCTCTGATGCAGCTTGCACCTCAGACATTTATCGGTAAAACGGCTTCCACGCGTCCGATGTTAGCTTGGTATATGTCAAGTTCCCAAAACGTGCGATTCCGATTAGCTGAATCAAATTCAACCAACAACCCTAAACAAATTGGTGAAGTTAAAGAAATACCAACAATAATCGGGATTAATAAGCTAAAACTTCCCGTTGATTACCCCGAACTCACAGTGGGTAAAACATATTTATGGCAAATCTCAATTGACTGTGGAAACGACACGATTGTAAGACGAGCAGAATTTACTGTCATAAATCCTGAATCACTGGCTAAAAAACAATTAACTAGTATTCCAGAAGGCGTAAATTATTATGCTGAAAACGATCTGTGGTATGAAGCACTGGAAGAAGCGTTAAAAGGAAGTGATAATGGTAAACTAGGGCACACTGGGGCAAGTTTAGTTAAAAACCTTGCAGAGTCCGAAATATTGATAGGTAAAGACGCAGAACAAAAAAATACTCAGCAACGCATCGAATACCTCCAGAAGATTGCCAGCGATCGCTAA
- a CDS encoding FHA domain-containing protein, giving the protein MTNNLQIQLSWEEPATGERREPLLNIPIAFGREFPRLPAELRGVRVSRMLLNSSEVSRYHALIDWEQDHLVVIDQGSVNGIYVNGKSQTHSVLANGDTLQIGPYVITVKFGASVSAPDTSPPSTIHFNANTNRPDPSLPVAQPLTPLASNFPPLAFQAENVAIQALHATGLSVDESDYLAIGAGLGSFVWADLLRLSGVRPDKIVALGLEAEPYARYKRLCLNSQIPLYERLRSNSDSCPDNIWGWPSYALREAWHDCSKGEIKSALKYLWQVFAEPTFAETYTPRAANVFDSIDREAKRIGWNQIYRYGRVRAIRKTDDGRYCVAYSRAPGNYAFLVSRYLHLATGYPAIQFLPDLQAYREKYQDFKSVVNAYEAHDHVYEQLERQGGTVLIRGRGIVASRIIQRIYEARKRNRNIAVLHLMRSPKPQGNKFQNTQRLVKNHYEFQPFNWPKACWGGELRAMLEKATPDERKRLLADWGGTTTADRHDWQQITAQGISEGWYQITFGEVLDVERDAQNRTITHIREQSFGEMKLLADFIVDATGLDAKVDTNPLIADLVKNYNLPVNHLGRLTVANNFELVEMRSGRGQMYAAGAITLGGPYAAVDSFLGLQYAALIAIDGLAATRAPGVHRLNTISSFRQWLKWVLNQSP; this is encoded by the coding sequence ATGACAAATAATTTACAAATCCAATTAAGTTGGGAAGAACCAGCGACGGGAGAACGGCGAGAACCACTGCTGAATATCCCGATCGCTTTTGGTCGAGAATTCCCTCGCTTACCTGCCGAACTCAGGGGAGTGCGCGTTTCTCGAATGCTGCTTAACAGCAGTGAAGTTTCTCGCTACCATGCCCTAATTGACTGGGAACAAGACCATTTGGTAGTGATTGACCAAGGTAGCGTTAACGGTATCTATGTCAACGGTAAATCACAGACACACAGTGTTTTGGCTAATGGCGATACGTTGCAAATAGGCCCTTATGTAATCACAGTGAAATTTGGTGCTAGCGTCTCTGCACCAGATACCAGCCCGCCGTCAACAATTCACTTCAACGCAAATACCAATCGTCCAGACCCCAGCTTGCCTGTAGCCCAGCCGCTAACGCCCTTGGCAAGTAATTTCCCACCACTGGCGTTTCAGGCGGAAAATGTCGCCATACAAGCCCTTCATGCTACAGGACTGTCAGTAGATGAATCTGATTATCTAGCGATCGGGGCGGGATTGGGTAGCTTTGTTTGGGCTGATTTGCTGCGGCTTAGTGGTGTGCGTCCTGACAAGATTGTAGCTTTGGGATTAGAGGCAGAACCTTATGCTCGTTACAAGCGCCTTTGTTTGAATTCGCAAATTCCCTTATATGAAAGACTGCGATCGAATTCTGACTCTTGTCCTGATAATATTTGGGGCTGGCCTAGTTATGCCTTGCGTGAAGCTTGGCACGATTGCAGCAAGGGAGAGATAAAGTCAGCATTGAAGTATTTGTGGCAAGTGTTTGCAGAACCAACATTTGCCGAAACTTATACGCCACGTGCGGCTAACGTCTTTGATTCCATAGATAGGGAGGCGAAGCGCATTGGCTGGAATCAAATTTATCGCTATGGGCGAGTTCGGGCAATTCGCAAAACTGATGATGGCAGATATTGCGTAGCCTATTCTCGCGCCCCAGGAAATTATGCTTTTTTAGTTAGTCGTTATTTACATTTAGCTACTGGATATCCAGCAATTCAGTTTCTGCCAGATTTGCAAGCTTATAGAGAAAAATATCAAGATTTTAAATCTGTGGTGAATGCTTATGAAGCCCACGATCATGTTTATGAGCAACTAGAGCGACAAGGTGGTACGGTATTGATTCGGGGACGGGGGATTGTGGCTTCGCGGATTATTCAGCGCATTTATGAAGCCAGAAAGCGAAATCGGAATATTGCAGTTTTGCATTTAATGCGATCGCCTAAACCTCAAGGTAACAAATTTCAAAATACCCAGCGCCTAGTCAAAAATCATTACGAATTTCAACCCTTTAACTGGCCGAAAGCCTGTTGGGGCGGGGAACTCCGGGCAATGTTAGAAAAAGCTACCCCCGATGAACGCAAGCGTTTATTAGCAGACTGGGGTGGAACTACCACCGCCGACCGCCACGACTGGCAGCAAATTACTGCCCAAGGCATCAGCGAAGGCTGGTATCAAATTACCTTCGGAGAGGTTTTGGATGTAGAACGAGATGCCCAAAACCGGACTATTACCCATATCCGAGAGCAAAGCTTTGGGGAAATGAAATTGCTAGCTGATTTTATCGTTGATGCTACCGGACTAGATGCTAAGGTAGATACCAATCCTCTGATAGCAGATTTGGTGAAAAATTACAATCTCCCAGTGAATCACTTGGGGAGATTGACTGTAGCGAACAATTTTGAATTAGTAGAAATGCGTAGTGGCAGAGGTCAAATGTATGCTGCTGGGGCTATTACTTTAGGTGGCCCTTATGCCGCAGTTGATAGTTTTTTGGGCTTGCAATATGCTGCATTAATAGCCATTGATGGACTCGCCGCCACCCGTGCGCCTGGAGTTCATCGTTTGAATACTATAAGTTCCTTTAGACAGTGGTTGAAGTGGGTGTTAAATCAGTCACCTTAG
- the wecB gene encoding non-hydrolyzing UDP-N-acetylglucosamine 2-epimerase has protein sequence MTNKKRVCIILGTRPEAIKLAPVIQVFQKSSDLESQVILTGQHREMVEQVMQLFKIKADYDLEIMQVKQSLNDITCRSLQGLEALFQEKKPDLVLVQGDTTTAFAAALAAFYQKIPVGHVEAGLRTDDIFNPYPEEANRRLISQITQLHFAPTPWAVENLHRSGVLGEIHMTGNTVIDALLNIAGTQAVCNVSGLDWDSSRVLLATVHRRENWGEPLLAIAQGFLQILDKFPDTALLLPLHRNPTVRVPLQELLGNHPRIFLTDPLDYGELVGAIGRSHLLLTDSGGLQEEAPSLGKPVLVLRDTTERPEAVTAGTAKLVGTTSENIFAAAAELLSDPNAYAAMANAINPFGDGHAAERILQIVQNYLGLSSETST, from the coding sequence ATGACTAATAAAAAACGGGTTTGTATTATCTTGGGTACTCGTCCCGAAGCGATTAAACTAGCTCCAGTGATTCAGGTTTTTCAGAAATCTTCAGACTTGGAGTCGCAAGTAATTTTAACTGGACAGCATCGAGAGATGGTTGAGCAAGTTATGCAGCTGTTCAAGATTAAGGCAGATTATGACTTGGAAATTATGCAGGTTAAACAATCTCTAAATGATATTACCTGTCGTAGTTTACAAGGGTTAGAAGCGTTATTCCAGGAGAAAAAGCCAGATTTAGTGCTGGTGCAGGGAGACACTACGACGGCTTTTGCCGCAGCTTTGGCAGCTTTTTATCAAAAAATCCCTGTTGGTCATGTAGAAGCAGGGTTAAGAACTGATGATATATTCAATCCTTACCCAGAAGAAGCTAATCGGCGGTTGATTTCTCAAATTACTCAGTTACACTTTGCGCCGACTCCTTGGGCTGTGGAAAATTTGCATCGTTCTGGTGTTTTGGGTGAAATTCACATGACGGGTAACACAGTAATTGATGCACTATTGAATATAGCTGGAACCCAAGCAGTTTGTAATGTATCAGGCTTAGACTGGGATTCATCTCGCGTTCTGTTAGCAACAGTTCATCGGCGGGAGAATTGGGGAGAACCTCTGTTAGCGATCGCTCAGGGCTTTTTACAAATTTTAGACAAGTTTCCTGATACAGCTTTGCTCCTACCATTGCACCGTAATCCGACAGTGCGAGTGCCATTGCAAGAGCTTTTAGGGAATCATCCCCGAATTTTTTTGACAGATCCTCTAGATTATGGCGAACTGGTGGGAGCAATTGGGCGATCGCACCTTTTGCTCACTGACTCTGGTGGCTTACAAGAAGAAGCCCCCAGCTTAGGAAAACCAGTATTGGTTTTGAGAGATACCACCGAAAGACCAGAAGCTGTGACAGCTGGTACTGCCAAACTTGTAGGCACTACAAGCGAAAACATTTTTGCTGCCGCAGCTGAGTTACTCAGCGATCCAAATGCTTATGCAGCAATGGCAAATGCAATTAATCCTTTTGGAGATGGTCATGCAGCAGAGCGCATCTTGCAGATCGTACAAAATTATTTGGGTCTTTCATCAGAAACATCAACTTAG
- a CDS encoding leucine-rich repeat domain-containing protein, translating into MKLTLSIATIFTLGFYTTQTIAAPVENSKSFTDWCEQKSTLPPQTKHTVEVLLEKAQTQNCNQANQKLTNLTSLDLNSNKISDIKPLSALTNLISLDLGSNEISDIKPLSALTKLTSLNLNFNEISDIKPLSALKKLISIDLHSNKISDIKHLSTLTNLTSIDLGINEISDIKPLSALKKLTSINLDTNEISNIKSLSALTNLTALSLRSNKISDIKPLSTLTNLTSLSLRSNEVSDIKPLSTLTNLTYLYLNSNEISDIKPLSTLINLTILSLESNEISNVKPLSNLTNLTELSLNSNKISDIKPLSNLTNLTFINIKNNQIARKNCPVKPESICQFD; encoded by the coding sequence ATGAAACTTACCTTAAGCATCGCCACAATATTTACTTTGGGATTTTACACCACACAGACTATTGCTGCTCCTGTAGAAAATTCCAAAAGCTTTACAGATTGGTGTGAGCAGAAATCAACTTTACCCCCACAGACAAAACATACTGTTGAGGTTCTTTTAGAAAAAGCCCAAACTCAAAATTGCAACCAGGCTAACCAAAAGCTGACTAATTTGACTTCTCTCGACCTCAATTCAAATAAAATCAGTGATATCAAGCCTTTGTCTGCTCTGACTAATTTGATTTCTCTCGACCTCGGCTCAAATGAAATCAGCGATATCAAGCCTTTATCTGCTCTGACAAAATTGACTTCTCTCAACCTCAATTTCAATGAAATCAGCGATATTAAGCCTTTATCTGCTCTGAAAAAATTGATTTCTATCGACCTTCACTCAAACAAAATCAGTGATATCAAGCATTTGTCTACTCTGACTAATTTGACTTCTATCGACCTCGGCATAAATGAAATCAGCGATATCAAGCCTTTGTCTGCTCTGAAAAAATTGACTTCTATTAACCTTGACACAAATGAAATCAGTAATATCAAGTCTTTGTCCGCTCTGACTAATTTGACTGCTCTCTCCCTCCGCTCAAATAAAATCAGCGATATCAAACCTTTGTCCACTCTGACTAATTTAACTTCTCTCTCCCTCCGCTCAAATGAAGTCAGTGATATTAAGCCTTTGTCCACTCTGACTAATTTGACTTATCTCTACCTTAATTCAAATGAAATCAGCGATATCAAGCCTTTATCCACTCTGATTAATTTGACTATTCTCTCTCTTGAATCAAATGAAATCAGCAATGTCAAGCCTTTGTCTAATCTGACTAATTTGACTGAACTCTCTCTTAACTCAAATAAAATCAGCGATATCAAGCCTTTGTCTAATCTGACTAATTTGACTTTTATTAATATTAAGAATAACCAGATCGCACGCAAAAACTGTCCTGTAAAACCAGAATCTATTTGTCAATTTGATTAG
- a CDS encoding filamentous hemagglutinin N-terminal domain-containing protein — MKILRFSIAGCLGGVGAIAVSIHPTFAQLTPDNSLGKERSQVIPFNQNNDLIQGGAARGTNLFHSFQDFNVGVGKGVYFVNPDGITNIFSRVTGGKESNIFGTLGVLGSANLFLLNPNGIVFGKNASLDIQGSFLGTTANSLVFANGIEFSATNPQAAPLLAINVPIGLQFGSQPGSITSQAVIRNSRGNAVDGLRVGTGSNLALIGGEITLDGSFLFSQNGQLKLGAVNGDTIVRLNVNGSSLGFQFPENFGRAPINLTNGSFIAATGNSAIELFGGKIGLNGSSIFGSNGGSIVVDATQFNLDNDSGIVSGTAGAAKGGDIQIQASDAVTIANGSSILSASDTSATGAGGDVNINAGKITITGDGIPKNISGISTSSSGKGNGGNITFNATESVNVNGGFIQADTDGVGNGGNLTVRATNAVNITNQASLGLFSFSSGSTGNLRIETGTLRVQNNLLGRGITALSSGGSIGSISIQAQNAVEVTKSSIYTNLDIPIESKTQATEGDITIETQRLNLKDGGEIRTTTLSSANAANIFIKASEYVNISGRSYISSATGFGTGNGGNVTIETPRLSLTQGGHIDTASTQSSGNAGNITIRAKDVELDGFVFVPGGETNFSQPQLQEFLSRFGGIPDMSDLSSDVIEGSNADVRGGTITIDTENLRLSNGGNISTSVFGGRGQGGNLVVHATDSIDITGVGSERLDGSFAPSGLFAELQRGGIGSGGSIDVTTRRLNLSNQGAISASTFNQGNAGNITINANQIDLRRNSAVLTQVGSKANGNAGNINIKTQLLNVQEESQISSATFGNGNAGNLTVQADNIILTGLDSKSLTGITSSVYEGGNGKGGDIDITANKINIRDRGEIVSGSIGKGDAGDIKINANFLEISGAIASLTNAGNGGDITLNINDLLLLRRNGLISTTAGRSQAGGNGGNININSKFIVAIPKENSDISANAYTGSGGNVQINSQGIFGIEARPQPTEKSDITASSQLGVSGVINISALDTSSIQNSFTGISQNVIDTNALIANSCVSRSSKQGGTFFITGSGALRNSPGDGLISVYSTGEVRNLQPASHTWKKGDRIVEPQGLYRLANGQLVLSRECR, encoded by the coding sequence ATGAAGATTTTGCGGTTTAGCATCGCTGGATGCTTGGGGGGTGTAGGTGCGATCGCAGTTTCTATTCATCCTACTTTTGCTCAGTTAACTCCCGATAACAGCCTGGGGAAAGAGCGATCGCAAGTCATTCCTTTTAATCAAAATAATGACCTGATCCAGGGCGGTGCGGCTCGTGGCACTAACCTATTTCACAGTTTTCAAGATTTTAACGTCGGCGTTGGTAAAGGCGTTTATTTCGTTAATCCAGACGGCATAACAAATATCTTTTCTCGCGTTACTGGTGGTAAAGAATCGAATATTTTCGGGACATTGGGTGTATTAGGTAGTGCAAATTTGTTTTTGCTAAATCCCAATGGCATTGTGTTTGGAAAAAATGCCAGTTTAGATATACAAGGTTCTTTTTTAGGAACGACAGCAAATAGTTTAGTCTTTGCCAATGGGATAGAATTTAGCGCCACAAATCCCCAAGCAGCGCCGTTGTTAGCTATCAATGTACCAATTGGTTTACAGTTTGGTTCACAACCCGGAAGTATTACTAGCCAAGCAGTGATTCGGAATTCACGGGGAAATGCTGTTGATGGTTTACGTGTTGGAACTGGCAGCAATTTAGCATTGATTGGCGGTGAAATCACCTTAGATGGTAGTTTTTTATTTAGTCAAAATGGACAATTGAAATTGGGAGCAGTCAATGGAGATACAATTGTTAGGCTAAATGTCAATGGCTCCTCATTGGGTTTTCAGTTTCCAGAAAATTTCGGACGCGCACCCATCAACTTAACGAATGGTAGCTTCATCGCTGCAACTGGAAATAGTGCAATTGAACTATTTGGGGGGAAAATTGGGCTAAATGGTTCGTCTATTTTCGGTAGTAATGGCGGCTCAATTGTTGTTGATGCGACTCAATTTAATTTAGATAACGACTCTGGAATTGTTAGCGGTACTGCTGGTGCAGCAAAGGGTGGTGATATTCAAATTCAAGCTAGCGATGCAGTAACTATCGCCAACGGCAGTTCGATTTTATCTGCTAGTGATACTTCTGCTACGGGTGCGGGTGGCGATGTGAATATCAATGCCGGGAAAATCACAATTACTGGAGATGGAATACCAAAAAATATCAGTGGTATCTCTACATCTAGTAGTGGTAAAGGTAATGGCGGAAATATTACTTTCAATGCTACGGAATCGGTTAACGTCAATGGTGGCTTTATCCAGGCAGATACTGATGGTGTAGGTAATGGAGGAAACTTAACTGTCCGAGCTACAAATGCCGTCAATATCACTAACCAAGCTTCTTTAGGACTTTTCAGTTTTAGTTCGGGTTCAACAGGTAATCTGCGGATTGAAACCGGTACTTTGCGAGTTCAAAATAATTTATTAGGAAGGGGAATAACAGCACTTTCATCTGGTGGAAGTATTGGTTCTATTTCCATTCAGGCTCAGAATGCGGTTGAGGTGACTAAAAGTAGCATATATACAAATCTTGATATACCAATTGAAAGCAAAACTCAAGCAACAGAAGGGGATATCACTATTGAAACCCAGCGACTTAATCTTAAAGATGGGGGTGAGATTAGAACGACTACCCTTAGCAGTGCAAATGCAGCTAACATTTTTATTAAAGCTAGCGAATACGTAAATATTAGCGGTAGGAGTTATATATCAAGTGCTACGGGTTTTGGTACAGGAAATGGTGGCAATGTAACGATAGAAACGCCTCGACTCTCCCTCACTCAAGGAGGACATATTGACACCGCATCCACTCAAAGCAGTGGTAATGCTGGGAATATTACTATCCGCGCCAAGGATGTAGAATTGGACGGGTTTGTTTTTGTACCTGGTGGGGAAACAAATTTTTCTCAGCCTCAGCTACAAGAATTTCTGTCTCGGTTCGGCGGTATTCCTGATATGAGTGACTTATCTTCGGATGTGATTGAAGGTAGTAATGCCGATGTGCGGGGTGGCACAATAACTATTGACACAGAAAACTTACGGTTGAGTAATGGTGGAAACATATCAACCTCAGTATTTGGGGGACGAGGACAAGGGGGTAATTTAGTAGTTCATGCCACTGATTCTATTGATATTACTGGGGTTGGCTCAGAACGACTAGATGGTTCATTTGCACCATCAGGTTTATTCGCCGAATTACAAAGGGGGGGAATTGGTTCTGGGGGAAGTATTGATGTTACAACAAGACGCTTAAACCTCAGCAATCAAGGAGCAATTTCTGCCTCTACATTCAATCAAGGTAATGCGGGAAATATTACGATTAATGCCAATCAAATTGATTTACGCAGAAATAGCGCCGTTTTAACTCAGGTTGGCAGCAAAGCTAATGGTAACGCAGGTAATATCAACATCAAAACTCAACTATTAAATGTACAAGAAGAATCGCAGATATCATCGGCAACTTTTGGAAATGGGAATGCGGGTAATTTAACTGTACAAGCTGATAACATTATCCTGACTGGTTTAGATAGTAAGTCCCTAACTGGGATAACATCATCAGTTTACGAAGGGGGTAATGGTAAAGGTGGTGATATAGATATTACTGCCAACAAGATTAATATACGCGATCGTGGTGAAATTGTTTCTGGTAGCATAGGTAAGGGTGACGCTGGAGATATTAAAATTAATGCTAATTTTCTAGAAATTAGTGGTGCGATCGCTTCTTTAACAAATGCGGGTAATGGTGGTGACATCACCCTCAATATCAATGATTTATTACTTTTGCGCCGTAATGGTTTAATTTCAACCACCGCAGGTAGAAGCCAAGCAGGTGGCAATGGCGGTAACATCAATATCAACTCTAAATTCATCGTCGCCATCCCCAAAGAAAATAGCGACATTAGCGCCAATGCATATACTGGTTCCGGTGGAAATGTTCAAATCAACTCGCAAGGTATCTTCGGTATCGAAGCGCGTCCACAGCCAACTGAAAAAAGTGATATTACTGCAAGTTCGCAATTAGGCGTTTCCGGTGTAATTAATATTAGCGCACTCGATACTAGTTCCATTCAAAACAGCTTTACTGGAATATCTCAAAACGTCATCGACACTAATGCACTTATCGCTAATAGTTGCGTTTCGCGCAGTTCCAAGCAAGGGGGTACATTCTTCATTACTGGTTCTGGCGCTTTACGCAATAGTCCAGGGGATGGATTAATTTCTGTATATTCGACTGGCGAGGTGCGTAATCTTCAACCAGCATCTCATACTTGGAAAAAAGGCGATCGCATAGTTGAACCACAAGGGCTTTATCGACTGGCTAATGGACAGTTGGTACTCAGTCGAGAATGTCGCTGA
- the nfi gene encoding deoxyribonuclease V (cleaves DNA at apurinic or apyrimidinic sites), which yields MKIYQDHTWPSTLEEAIVIQEKLQDKVITEDQLQEPIRYVAGVDMGFEADGTISRAAVAVLSFPDLQVIETSLAHRPTTFPYIPGFLSFREIPAVLDALEKITTIPDIILCDGQGIAHPRRLGIACHLGLLIDMPTIGVAKSLLVGKHEELAQAKGSSQPLIYKGETIGAVLRSRTGVKPLYISSGHRISLPTAIDYVLRCTPKYRLPETTRIADKLASAK from the coding sequence ATGAAGATTTATCAAGACCATACTTGGCCCTCAACACTTGAGGAAGCTATAGTTATCCAAGAAAAGCTCCAAGATAAAGTCATTACTGAAGATCAACTACAAGAACCTATCCGGTACGTTGCTGGTGTGGATATGGGTTTTGAAGCGGATGGAACCATTAGCCGTGCAGCTGTGGCAGTACTAAGTTTTCCTGATTTGCAAGTAATCGAGACAAGCCTAGCACACCGTCCTACAACCTTCCCTTATATTCCTGGGTTCCTCTCATTTCGGGAAATACCAGCTGTCCTTGATGCTCTGGAAAAGATTACAACAATCCCAGATATTATCCTGTGTGATGGTCAGGGAATTGCTCATCCCCGCAGATTAGGTATAGCTTGCCATTTAGGTTTACTCATAGATATGCCAACAATTGGTGTAGCTAAGTCGTTGTTAGTGGGTAAACATGAAGAATTGGCACAAGCAAAGGGCAGCAGCCAACCACTGATATATAAAGGTGAGACCATTGGGGCAGTTTTACGATCGCGCACAGGAGTAAAACCTCTATATATCTCCAGTGGTCATCGAATTAGTTTACCGACAGCAATTGACTATGTATTACGCTGCACACCAAAATATCGGCTGCCAGAAACTACACGCATTGCTGATAAACTAGCCTCGGCAAAATAA
- a CDS encoding leucine-rich repeat domain-containing protein, protein MKLILSIATIFTFVLGFYTTQATAAPLATPKSFTDWCEQKSTLLPQTKHTVEVLLEKVQTQNCNQANQRLIKLTSLKLDSYEISDIKPLSNLINLTELSLDFNQISDIKPLSNLTNLTSLDLGSNKISDIKYLSTLTNLTYISLGANKISDIKPLSTLTHLTELSLRSNKISDIKPLSTLTHLTGLDLGSNKISDIKLLPTLTNLTSLSLYSNKISDIKPLPALTNLNILDLSVNKISDIKPLSTLNNLTILDLGSNKISDIKSLSALTHLNLLNLSVNKISDIKPLSTLNNLTYLYLFVNQISDIKPLSALTHLIFLNLKSNQISDIKPLSALTHLIVIDIIKNPIAPKICPVKPECICKFY, encoded by the coding sequence ATGAAACTTATATTAAGCATCGCCACAATATTTACTTTTGTTTTGGGATTTTACACCACACAGGCTACTGCTGCTCCCCTAGCAACTCCCAAAAGCTTCACAGATTGGTGTGAGCAAAAATCAACTTTACTTCCACAGACAAAACATACTGTTGAGGTTCTTTTAGAAAAAGTCCAGACTCAAAACTGCAACCAGGCTAACCAAAGACTTATCAAGTTGACTTCTCTTAAGCTTGACTCATATGAAATCAGCGATATCAAGCCTTTATCCAATCTGATTAATTTAACTGAACTCTCCCTTGACTTCAATCAAATCAGTGATATCAAGCCTTTGTCCAATCTGACTAATTTAACTTCTCTCGACCTTGGCTCAAATAAAATCAGCGATATCAAATATTTATCCACTCTGACTAATTTGACTTATATCTCCCTCGGTGCAAATAAAATCAGCGATATCAAGCCTTTATCCACTCTGACTCATTTGACTGAACTCTCTCTCCGCTCCAATAAAATCAGTGATATTAAGCCTTTATCCACTCTGACTCATTTGACTGGACTCGACCTCGGCTCAAATAAAATCAGCGATATTAAGCTTTTACCTACCCTGACTAATTTGACTTCTCTCTCTCTCTACTCCAATAAAATCAGCGATATCAAGCCTTTACCCGCTCTGACTAATTTGAATATTCTCGACCTTTCAGTAAATAAAATCAGCGATATTAAGCCTTTATCTACTCTGAATAATTTGACTATTCTTGACCTCGGCTCAAATAAAATTAGCGATATCAAGTCTTTATCTGCTTTGACTCATTTGAATCTTCTCAACCTCTCTGTAAATAAAATTAGTGATATCAAGCCTTTGTCCACTCTGAATAATTTGACTTATCTTTACCTCTTCGTAAATCAAATCAGCGACATCAAGCCTTTATCCGCTTTGACTCATTTGATCTTTCTCAACCTTAAATCAAATCAAATCAGCGACATCAAGCCTTTATCCGCTTTGACTCATTTGATTGTTATTGATATTATAAAAAATCCGATCGCACCCAAAATCTGTCCTGTAAAACCAGAATGTATTTGTAAATTTTATTAG
- a CDS encoding FHA domain-containing protein, whose translation MNALTLHWHDAGQDKTHNIYEQQPSNNPGTVRIGRDPLRCDIVLSHPTVSGLHVEIFFHHQQQRFYIRNLRSQNPPIIDGRQLVQGEMPLTQGATISLGQTQLNVTSISTGSIPATILLPPHPPVHIGHHHQPPTPPGVYGLECPKCHKVSPGENLQIGCHWCGTSLAAAVSVLVAPGN comes from the coding sequence ATGAACGCACTAACTTTACACTGGCACGATGCAGGTCAAGATAAAACTCATAACATTTACGAACAACAGCCAAGTAACAATCCTGGTACTGTCCGCATTGGTCGAGATCCATTGCGGTGCGATATTGTTTTGAGTCACCCAACTGTATCTGGTCTACATGTTGAAATATTTTTTCATCACCAGCAACAGCGCTTTTATATCAGGAATTTGCGATCGCAAAATCCCCCCATTATCGATGGGCGGCAATTAGTTCAAGGTGAAATGCCCTTAACTCAAGGTGCTACTATCTCCTTGGGACAAACACAACTCAATGTTACTAGCATTTCCACAGGCAGCATTCCAGCAACAATTTTGCTACCACCACATCCACCAGTACATATCGGACATCATCATCAGCCACCAACACCGCCAGGAGTTTATGGCTTAGAATGCCCCAAATGTCACAAAGTCTCCCCAGGAGAAAATCTCCAAATTGGCTGTCATTGGTGTGGGACATCTTTAGCGGCGGCTGTCAGTGTGTTGGTAGCACCAGGGAATTAG